From a region of the Ficedula albicollis isolate OC2 chromosome 1A, FicAlb1.5, whole genome shotgun sequence genome:
- the SMO gene encoding smoothened homolog, whose product MPKCEDGQVELPSQTLCQATRAPCTIVERERGWPDFLKCTTDRFPEGCPNEVQNIKFNSSGQCEAPLVRTDNPKSWYEDVEGCGIQCQNPLFTEREHREMHVYIAAFSSVTILCTFFTLATFVADWRNSNRYPAVILFYVNACFFVGSIGWLAQFMDGARDEIVCRADGTMRLGEPTSNETLSCVIIFVIVYYSLMSGVIWFVMLTYAWHTSFKALGTTYQPLLGKTSYFHLITWSIPFVLTVAILAVAQVDGDSVSGICFVGYKNYRYRAGFVLAPIGLVLIVGGYFLIRGVMTLFSIKSNHPGLLSEKAASKINETMLRLGIFGFLAFGFVFITFGCHFYDFFNQAEWERSFREYVLCEANVTIATQTNKPIPECEIKNRPSLLVEKINLFAMFGTGVSMSTWVWTKATLLIWKRTWCRLTGQSDDQPKRIKKSKMIAKAFSKRKELLRDPGQELSFSMHTVSHDGPVAGLAFNINEPSADVSSAWAQHVTKMVARRGAILPQDISVTPVATPVPPEERPNLWLGEADGGGGPRLPRLPPQPCLVAFAPDVTFPGGAWDGQSRRANVLHVISNPFCPESGASEQQSPSAGRWQHNGGPPWPPRPGPGLPRTQGGWAGLAPIHSRINLVDAELLEPDSDF is encoded by the exons ATGCCCAAGTGCGAGGATGGGCAGGTGGAGCTGCCCAGCCagaccctgtgccaggccacACGGGCACCCTGCACCATCGTGGAGCGCGAGCGAGGCTGGCCCGACTTCCTCAAGTGCACCACGGACCGATTCCCCGAGGGGTGCCCG AACGAGGTGCAGAACATCAAGTTCAACAGCTCGGGGCAGTGCGAGGCGCCGCTGGTGAGGACGGACAACCCCAAGAGCTGGTACGAGGACGTGGAGGGCTGCGGCATCCAGTGCCAGAACCCGCTGTTCACCGAGAGGGAGCACCGCGAGATGCACGTCTACATCGCCGCCTTCAGCTCCGTCACCATCCTCTGCACCTTCTTCACCCTG GCCACCTTTGTTGCTGACTGGAGGAACTCCAACCGCTACCCCGCTGTCATCCTGTTCTACGTCAACGCCTGCTTCTTCGTGGGCAGCATTGGTTGGCTGGCACAGTTCATGGATGGTGCCCGTGACGAGATCGTGTGCCGGGCTGACGGCACCATGAGGCTGGGCGAGCCCAC CTCCAACGAGACGCTGTCCTGCGTCATCATCTTCGTCATCGTCTACTACTCGCTGATGTCGGGTGTCATCTGGTTTGTCATGCTCACCTACGCCTGGCACACGTCCTTCAAGGCCCTGGGCACCACCTACCAGCCCCTGCTGGGCAAAACCTCCTACTTCCACCTCATCACCTGGTCCATCCCCTTCGTGCTCACCGTGGCCATCCTGGCCGTGGCACAG GTGGATGGTGACTCTGTCAGTGGCATCTGCTTCGTGGGCTACAAGAACTACCGCTACCGAGCCGGCTTCGTGCTGGCCCCCATCGGGCTGGTGCTCATCGTGGGGGGCTATTTCCTCATCCGGG GGGTCATGACACTCTTCTCCATCAAGAGCAACCACCCCGGGCTGCTGAGCGAGAAGGCGGCCAGCAAGATCAACGAGACCATGCTGCGCCTGG GCATCTTCGGCTTCTTGGCCTTTGGCTTTGTCTTCATCACCTTTGGCTGCCACTTCTACGACTTCTTCAACCAGGCTGAGTGGGAGCGCAGCTTCCGGGAATACGTGCT GTGTGAGGCAAACGTGACCATCGCCACGCAGACCAACAAGCCCATCCCGGAGTGTGAGATCAAGAACCGGCCCAGCCTGCTGGTGGAGAAGATCAATCTCTTTGCCATGTTCGGCACCGGCGTCTCCATGAGCACCTGGGTCTGGACCAAGGCCACCCTGCTCATCTGGAAGCGCACCTGGTGCAG gCTGACGGGGCAGAGCGATGACCAGCCCAAGAGGATCAAGAAGAGCAAGATGATCGCCAAGGCTTTCTCCAAGCGCAAGGAGCTGCTGCGCGACCCGGGCCAGGAGCTGTCCTTCAGCATGCACACCGTGTCCCACGATGGCCCTGTGG ccgGGCTGGCCTTCAACATCAACGAGCCATCAGCTGACGTGTCCTCGGCGTGGGCCCAGCACGTCACCAAGATGGTGGCCAGGAGAGGAGCCATCCTGCCCCAGGACATCTCCGTCACACCCGTGGCCACACCTG tgccaccagaggAGAGGCCCAACCTGTGGCTGGGGGAGGccgacgggggggg gggccctcgGCTGCCCCGCctgcccccccagccctgcctggtggCCTTTGCCCCCGATGTCACCTTCCCTGGGGGAGCGTGGGACGGGCAGAGCCGCAGGGCCAACGTGCTGCACGTCATCAGCAACCCCTTCTGCCCCGAGAGCGGCGCCTCcgagcagcagagcccctccGCGGGGCGCTGGCAGCACAATGGGGGCCCCCCGTGGCCCCCCAGGCCCggcccagggctgcccaggacTCAGgggggatgggcagggctggcccccATCCACTCTCGGATCAACCTGgtggatgcagagctgctggagcccgACTCGGACTTCTGA